The following coding sequences lie in one Panicum virgatum strain AP13 chromosome 6N, P.virgatum_v5, whole genome shotgun sequence genomic window:
- the LOC120679744 gene encoding uncharacterized protein LOC120679744 isoform X1: MIQMEFQRIQLHLSKQLKILQDMYVYIGKKPLWQRRGAVSWTIESLIHILFLANLLHMSQMFSYCAASTLPPFRGEKIYCCFGTIPLKSKRNFRECSFTYPSM, from the exons ATGATCCAAATG GAATTTCAGAGAATTCAGCTTCACTTATCCAAGCAG TTAAAAATCCTGCAGGACATGTACGTCTATATTGGGAAGAAGCCACTCTG GCAAAGAAGGGGGGCCGTCTCTTGGACCATAGAGTCTCTGATTCACATACTGTTCCTTGCCAATCTCCTCCACATGAGTCAGATGTTCTCATACTGTGCCGCCTCTACCCTCCCTCCATTTCGAGGGGAAAAAATATACTGCTGCTTCGGCACTATTCCTCTTAAGTCAAAAAG GAATTTCAGAGAATGCAGCTTCACTTATCCAAGCAT GTGA
- the LOC120679744 gene encoding uncharacterized protein LOC120679744 isoform X2, with protein sequence MIQMEFQRIQLHLSKQDMYVYIGKKPLWQRRGAVSWTIESLIHILFLANLLHMSQMFSYCAASTLPPFRGEKIYCCFGTIPLKSKRNFRECSFTYPSM encoded by the exons ATGATCCAAATG GAATTTCAGAGAATTCAGCTTCACTTATCCAAGCAG GACATGTACGTCTATATTGGGAAGAAGCCACTCTG GCAAAGAAGGGGGGCCGTCTCTTGGACCATAGAGTCTCTGATTCACATACTGTTCCTTGCCAATCTCCTCCACATGAGTCAGATGTTCTCATACTGTGCCGCCTCTACCCTCCCTCCATTTCGAGGGGAAAAAATATACTGCTGCTTCGGCACTATTCCTCTTAAGTCAAAAAG GAATTTCAGAGAATGCAGCTTCACTTATCCAAGCAT GTGA